In the genome of Pristis pectinata isolate sPriPec2 chromosome 10, sPriPec2.1.pri, whole genome shotgun sequence, one region contains:
- the lclat1 gene encoding lysocardiolipin acyltransferase 1 isoform X2, with protein MQVAAFIFIERRWERDQDHLQLMLAHLCDIRQPLQLLIFPEGTDLTATTKARSDEFAEARGLPKYQYILHPRTTGFAFIVNQLRKGSSVDAIHDVTVAYPYNIPQSERDLFTGKFPKEIHFHIRRYSAAQLPVTLEGLQEWCRLRWHEKERLLHNFYQGDRSFHGLDQVQYRSPDRALDQSPEQVQDGSTDRGLDQEQDRSLKQIQDRSPDPGLDMSSEQVQDRSLNQGLDQEQDRSPEQGLDRIPDQGLEQDRSPERELGPRAAQERGEIRRRRWGQAWGRRLGRPRMWFEGRGRVWLGRNRGQDHGRSRDWRSGLPQALVPPCKSRGRVFLIKLFSMVYWTAFVLGTIGLLWSYTLVRWYFSTVAIFFILQERLFGGIEMMEMAAHRRAQRRSKKH; from the exons ATGCAGGTGGCAGCGTTCATCTTCATTGAGAGGAGGTGGGAGCGGGACCAGGACCACCTCCAGCTGATGCTGGCCCACCTGTGCGACATTCGGCAGCCCTTGCAGCTGCTTATCTTCCCCGAGGGCACCGACCTGACAG CCACCACCAAGGCACGGAGCGATGAGTTTGCCGAGGCTCGGGGGCTCCCCAAGTACCAGTACATCCTCCACCCCCGCACCACGGGCTTCGCCTTCATCGTCAACCAGCTACGCAAAG GCTCCAGTGTGGACGCGATCCATGACGTGACAGTGGCCTATCCTTACAACATCCCGCAGTCTGAGAGGGACCTGTTCACCGGCAAGTTCCCCAAGGAGATTCACTTCCACATCAGGCGCTACTCAGCAGCTCAGCTGCCCGTCACCCTGGAGGGGCTGCAGGAGTGGTGCCGGCTCCGCTGGCACGAGAAGGAGCGGCTGTTGCACAACTTCTACCAGGGAGACCGCTCCTTCCATGGGCTGGACCAAGTCCAGTACAGGAGCCCGGATCGGGCGCTGGACCAGAGCCCAGAGCAAGTCCAGGACGGGAGTACGGATCGGGGGCTAGATCAGGAGCAGGACCGGAGCCTGAAACAAATCCAGGACCGAAGCCCAGATCCGGGGCTGGACATGAGCTCAGAACAAGTCCAGGACCGGAGTCTGAATCAGGGACTGGATCAAGAACAGGACCGGAGCCCGGAACAAGGCCTGGACCGGATTCCGGATCAAGGACTGGAGCAGGACCGGAGCCCGGAGAGGGAACTGGGTCCGCGTGCAGCCCAGGAGCGAGGCGAGATTCGAAGGCGCAGATGGGGCCAGGCCTGGGGTAGGCGGCTGGGTCGCCCCCGGATGTGGTTTGAGGGTCGGGGGCGGGTCTGGTTAGGGCGGAACAGGGGCCAGGATCACGGCAGGAGCCGGGACTGGAGGTCTGGGCTGCCACAGGCCCTTGTCCCTCCTTGTAAGTCCCGGGGAAGGGTCTTCCTCATCAAGTTGTTCTCCATGGTGTACTGGACGGCATTTGTGCTTGGTACCATCGGGCTGCTCTGGTCCTACACGCTGGTACGCTGGTACTTCTCCACTGTGGCCATCTTCTTCATTCTACAGGAGCGGCTGTTTGGGGGCATCGAGATGATGGAGATGGCTGCCCACAGGAGGGCCCAGCGCCGCTCCAAGAAGCACTGA
- the lclat1 gene encoding lysocardiolipin acyltransferase 1 isoform X1, with protein MLSVKGSIILLLLFFSSLFGSVFMLGPLLPLMLVSVPWYRWITDRVVAVWFTLPVALMEMVLGVRVVITGDGFVPGECSVIIMNHRTRLDWMYLWNCLLRYSYLRMEKICLKSSLKSIPGFGWAMQVAAFIFIERRWERDQDHLQLMLAHLCDIRQPLQLLIFPEGTDLTATTKARSDEFAEARGLPKYQYILHPRTTGFAFIVNQLRKGSSVDAIHDVTVAYPYNIPQSERDLFTGKFPKEIHFHIRRYSAAQLPVTLEGLQEWCRLRWHEKERLLHNFYQGDRSFHGLDQVQYRSPDRALDQSPEQVQDGSTDRGLDQEQDRSLKQIQDRSPDPGLDMSSEQVQDRSLNQGLDQEQDRSPEQGLDRIPDQGLEQDRSPERELGPRAAQERGEIRRRRWGQAWGRRLGRPRMWFEGRGRVWLGRNRGQDHGRSRDWRSGLPQALVPPCKSRGRVFLIKLFSMVYWTAFVLGTIGLLWSYTLVRWYFSTVAIFFILQERLFGGIEMMEMAAHRRAQRRSKKH; from the exons ATGCTGTCTGTGAAGGGGAGCATCATTCTGTTGCTGTTGTTCTTCAGTAGCCTGTTCGGCAGCGTCTTCATGCTGGGCCCGCTGCTGCCACTCATGTTGGTGTCTGTGCCGTGGTATCGCTGGATCACCGACCGTGTGGTGGCCGTGTGGTTCACCCTGCCTGTG GCCCTGATGGAGATGGTGCTGGGTGTACGGGTGGTGATCACGGGAGACGGCTTTGTCCCCGGTGAATGTAGTGTGATCATCATGAACCACCGGACTCGCCTGGACTGGATGTACCTGTGGAACTGTCTGCTCCGATACAGCTACCTCCGAATGGAAAAGATCTGCCTGAAGTCCTCCCTCAAATCCATCCCGGGCTTTG GCTGGGCCATGCAGGTGGCAGCGTTCATCTTCATTGAGAGGAGGTGGGAGCGGGACCAGGACCACCTCCAGCTGATGCTGGCCCACCTGTGCGACATTCGGCAGCCCTTGCAGCTGCTTATCTTCCCCGAGGGCACCGACCTGACAG CCACCACCAAGGCACGGAGCGATGAGTTTGCCGAGGCTCGGGGGCTCCCCAAGTACCAGTACATCCTCCACCCCCGCACCACGGGCTTCGCCTTCATCGTCAACCAGCTACGCAAAG GCTCCAGTGTGGACGCGATCCATGACGTGACAGTGGCCTATCCTTACAACATCCCGCAGTCTGAGAGGGACCTGTTCACCGGCAAGTTCCCCAAGGAGATTCACTTCCACATCAGGCGCTACTCAGCAGCTCAGCTGCCCGTCACCCTGGAGGGGCTGCAGGAGTGGTGCCGGCTCCGCTGGCACGAGAAGGAGCGGCTGTTGCACAACTTCTACCAGGGAGACCGCTCCTTCCATGGGCTGGACCAAGTCCAGTACAGGAGCCCGGATCGGGCGCTGGACCAGAGCCCAGAGCAAGTCCAGGACGGGAGTACGGATCGGGGGCTAGATCAGGAGCAGGACCGGAGCCTGAAACAAATCCAGGACCGAAGCCCAGATCCGGGGCTGGACATGAGCTCAGAACAAGTCCAGGACCGGAGTCTGAATCAGGGACTGGATCAAGAACAGGACCGGAGCCCGGAACAAGGCCTGGACCGGATTCCGGATCAAGGACTGGAGCAGGACCGGAGCCCGGAGAGGGAACTGGGTCCGCGTGCAGCCCAGGAGCGAGGCGAGATTCGAAGGCGCAGATGGGGCCAGGCCTGGGGTAGGCGGCTGGGTCGCCCCCGGATGTGGTTTGAGGGTCGGGGGCGGGTCTGGTTAGGGCGGAACAGGGGCCAGGATCACGGCAGGAGCCGGGACTGGAGGTCTGGGCTGCCACAGGCCCTTGTCCCTCCTTGTAAGTCCCGGGGAAGGGTCTTCCTCATCAAGTTGTTCTCCATGGTGTACTGGACGGCATTTGTGCTTGGTACCATCGGGCTGCTCTGGTCCTACACGCTGGTACGCTGGTACTTCTCCACTGTGGCCATCTTCTTCATTCTACAGGAGCGGCTGTTTGGGGGCATCGAGATGATGGAGATGGCTGCCCACAGGAGGGCCCAGCGCCGCTCCAAGAAGCACTGA
- the ypel5 gene encoding protein yippee-like 5, producing MGRIFLDHIGGTRLFSCANCDTILTNRSELISTRFTGATGRAFLFNKVVNLQYSEVQDRVMLTGRHMVRDVSCKNCNSKLGWIYEFATEDSQRYKEGRVILERALVRESEGFEEHVPSDTS from the exons ATGGGCAGAATTTTCTTGGACCACATTGGGGGCACCCGCCTCTTCTCCTGCGCCAATTGCGATACCATCCTCACCAACCGCTCTGAGCTCATCTCCACACGCTTCACCGGAGCCACAGGGAGAGCCTTCCTCTTCAACAAG GTGGTGAACCTCCAGTACAGCGAGGTGCAGGACCGGGTGATGCTGACTGGGCGACACATGGTGAGGGACGTCAGCTGCAAGAACTGCAACAGTAAGCTGGGCTGGATCTACGAGTTTGCGACGGAAGACAGTCAGCGCTACAAGGAGGGCCGGGTGATCCTGGAGAGAGCCCTGGTGCGGGAGAGCGAGGGTTTCGAAGAGCACGTTCCCTCCGACACCTCCTGA